From Streptosporangium album, the proteins below share one genomic window:
- the cydB gene encoding cytochrome d ubiquinol oxidase subunit II, whose translation MELTTFWFAVIAFLWTGYFVLEGFDFGVGLLVPALSRNEAERKQVLGTIGPVWDGNEVWLITAVGAMFAAFPAWYAGLLSGFYLPIALVLVGLIVRGIGLEWRGKVHRPSNRAWCDLGIFVGSALPAFLWGAIFAHLLRGSMTAALVGGVFSLSLCVLHGAVFVALKASGPVRVRARRAAMTASVVALPAAVVALSAIPAGGEAFGRAATPWLWASALASVAALSAGTALTWRGRDGWAFAATASSVALGSAALFGTLWSAPLPGLTVAEAASGPYTLGMLTWIGLIALPFVLGYQIWSYWVFRKRLVAEPS comes from the coding sequence ATGGAACTCACCACCTTCTGGTTCGCGGTCATCGCGTTCCTGTGGACCGGATACTTCGTCCTGGAGGGCTTCGACTTCGGCGTGGGCCTACTGGTCCCGGCGCTGTCACGGAACGAGGCCGAGCGCAAGCAGGTCCTCGGCACGATCGGCCCGGTCTGGGACGGCAACGAGGTCTGGCTGATCACCGCGGTCGGTGCGATGTTCGCCGCGTTCCCGGCCTGGTACGCCGGACTGCTCAGCGGGTTCTACCTGCCGATCGCGCTGGTCCTCGTCGGGCTGATCGTGCGCGGGATCGGCCTGGAGTGGCGGGGCAAGGTCCATCGCCCGTCCAACCGCGCCTGGTGCGACCTGGGCATCTTCGTCGGCAGCGCGCTCCCGGCCTTCCTGTGGGGTGCGATCTTCGCCCACCTGCTGCGGGGCAGCATGACGGCCGCGCTGGTCGGCGGGGTGTTCTCCCTCTCGCTGTGCGTGCTGCACGGCGCCGTCTTCGTCGCCCTCAAGGCGTCCGGCCCGGTGCGCGTCCGGGCCCGCCGCGCCGCGATGACGGCTTCCGTGGTGGCGCTGCCCGCCGCGGTGGTGGCGCTGTCGGCCATCCCCGCCGGGGGGGAGGCCTTCGGCCGGGCCGCGACCCCCTGGCTGTGGGCGTCCGCACTGGCCTCGGTGGCGGCCCTGTCCGCCGGGACCGCGCTGACCTGGCGTGGCCGGGACGGCTGGGCGTTCGCCGCCACCGCCTCGTCCGTCGCGCTGGGCTCCGCCGCCCTGTTCGGCACCCTCTGGTCGGCCCCCCTGCCCGGCCTCACGGTCGCCGAGGCCGCCTCCGGCCCCTACACGCTGGGCATGCTGACCTGGATCGGCCTGATCGCGCTGCCGTTCGTGCTCGGCTACCAGATCTGGTCCTACTGGGTGTTCCGCAAGCGCCTGGTCGCCGAGCCGTCCTGA
- a CDS encoding PQQ-dependent sugar dehydrogenase has translation MPQAAALPVRQAAAHTDGALSDPIPEDPIPSGLGLTVEEFATFPKSEPTPAPTDPRLMRWARINYIGDVPDGSGRKFVPDLNGKLYLLKDGVQQIYLDVGATFAPQFFSGAGMGQGFGFVTFHPEFKKNGIFYTVHTERASSATKPTDMPPQAGTLYHGVVTEWTADDPSASTFHGSSREILRLGFAGQIHGIQQIDFNPTAKRGSKDYGLLYVAVGDGGKGVGNTEPQTLSVPYGKIFRIDPRAGNSAGGKYGIPADNPFVGRPGALGEIYAYGMRDPHRFSWDPAGRHRMFLGHIGEKSIESVYEVTAGANFGWSEREGAFVFDKTTSDPCNRLHPLPADDAKNGYTYPVAAYDHNPPPGWNCTSDVGRGISGGFVYRGRNAPELRGKYLFGDIVTGRVFYTNEREMKVGAKPAQIYELMVYDQTGKRVTTQDLAGDARVDFRFGRDSAGELYILSKANGKIWKVTGTRRFADCDAGHTRVSNVTRAEDWTPVTPAKWQFPGKEVVLAEAGESRPGPRRPFEYAVLSAGPKFGSVQVDGEVRLDTPVEVTNRDVIVVFGYQSDTQFYYAHLSTDNTIYPHNGIFAVNNADRVRIEDQWDAVRSRGAKPAVTDEQWHQVRVKHCTDSGEIAVYVDGAKTPLMTAVDTTFTSGRVGFGSFDNIGRLRDLKVTGTRVND, from the coding sequence ATGCCACAAGCAGCGGCTTTGCCCGTACGGCAGGCAGCCGCGCACACCGACGGAGCGCTCTCCGACCCGATCCCGGAGGATCCGATCCCCTCCGGCCTGGGGCTGACCGTCGAAGAGTTCGCCACATTCCCCAAATCAGAACCGACCCCGGCACCGACCGATCCACGGTTGATGCGATGGGCCCGAATCAACTACATCGGCGACGTTCCGGACGGCTCCGGACGCAAGTTCGTGCCTGACCTCAATGGCAAGCTGTATCTACTCAAGGACGGCGTGCAGCAGATCTACCTTGACGTCGGCGCCACGTTCGCGCCCCAGTTCTTCTCCGGTGCCGGCATGGGGCAGGGCTTCGGTTTCGTCACCTTCCACCCCGAGTTCAAGAAGAACGGCATCTTCTACACGGTCCACACCGAACGGGCCTCGTCCGCGACGAAGCCCACGGACATGCCGCCCCAGGCGGGCACCCTCTACCACGGCGTCGTGACCGAGTGGACGGCGGACGACCCGTCGGCGAGCACCTTCCACGGAAGCAGCCGGGAGATCCTCCGGCTCGGGTTCGCGGGTCAGATCCACGGGATCCAGCAGATCGACTTCAACCCGACCGCGAAACGCGGCAGCAAGGACTACGGGCTGCTCTACGTCGCGGTGGGCGACGGCGGCAAGGGCGTCGGCAACACCGAGCCCCAGACCCTGTCGGTGCCGTACGGGAAGATCTTCCGGATCGACCCGCGGGCCGGGAACAGCGCCGGCGGCAAGTACGGCATCCCGGCCGACAACCCGTTCGTGGGCAGGCCGGGCGCGCTCGGGGAGATCTACGCCTACGGGATGCGCGACCCGCACCGCTTCAGCTGGGACCCCGCCGGGCGGCACCGCATGTTCCTCGGACACATCGGCGAGAAGTCCATCGAGTCGGTCTACGAGGTCACGGCGGGCGCCAACTTCGGATGGAGCGAGCGGGAGGGGGCCTTCGTGTTCGACAAGACCACCTCGGACCCCTGCAACCGTCTCCACCCGCTGCCCGCCGACGACGCGAAGAACGGCTACACCTACCCGGTGGCCGCCTACGACCACAACCCTCCGCCGGGCTGGAACTGCACCTCCGACGTCGGGCGCGGGATCTCCGGCGGCTTCGTCTACCGTGGCCGCAATGCGCCTGAGCTGCGCGGCAAATATCTCTTCGGAGACATCGTCACCGGCCGCGTCTTCTACACCAACGAGCGTGAGATGAAGGTCGGCGCCAAGCCCGCCCAGATCTACGAGCTCATGGTCTACGACCAGACGGGCAAGCGGGTCACGACGCAGGACCTGGCCGGTGACGCCCGGGTCGACTTCCGGTTCGGCCGAGACAGCGCCGGCGAGCTCTACATCCTGTCCAAGGCCAACGGCAAGATCTGGAAGGTCACCGGCACGCGGCGGTTCGCCGACTGCGACGCCGGCCATACCCGGGTGAGCAATGTGACGCGGGCGGAGGACTGGACCCCGGTCACCCCGGCGAAGTGGCAGTTCCCCGGGAAAGAGGTCGTCCTGGCCGAGGCCGGGGAGTCTCGTCCCGGCCCCCGCCGCCCCTTCGAGTACGCGGTGCTCTCCGCGGGGCCGAAGTTCGGCTCGGTCCAGGTTGACGGCGAGGTCCGGCTGGACACCCCCGTCGAGGTCACCAACCGCGATGTGATCGTCGTGTTCGGCTACCAGAGCGACACGCAGTTCTACTACGCCCACCTGTCGACGGACAACACGATCTATCCGCACAACGGGATCTTCGCCGTGAACAACGCCGACCGGGTGCGGATCGAGGACCAGTGGGACGCGGTGCGTTCGAGAGGCGCCAAGCCCGCCGTCACCGATGAGCAGTGGCATCAGGTCAGGGTGAAGCACTGCACCGACTCGGGGGAGATCGCCGTGTACGTCGACGGCGCGAAGACTCCGCTGATGACCGCCGTCGACACGACCTTCACCTCCGGCCGGGTGGGTTTCGGGTCGTTCGACAACATCGGCAGGCTCCGTGACCTCAAGGTCACCGGCACCCGGGTGAACGACTGA
- a CDS encoding MFS transporter has protein sequence MTPPSLFRQRNFALLFGADMISQAGTQISVLALPLVAVITLKASELDTGLLFAAQTAAFLLVGLPAGVWVDRMRKRRILVSADLVRGALLASVPIAWWLGVLTLPQLYVVSLGMGLATVFFDIAYQSYLPSLIAKDRLMDGNSKLEIVRSAAGVTGPGLGGGLVQLITAPIAVLVDAVSFLGSALFLWRIDAVEEVPDRADRRGLLKEIGEGLRYVAGHRILRMIAASTAIANLTNGMLAAVEMIFLTRVVGLTPGVIGLLFTVGSVGALLGATVVGRVSRWVGSARIIWLSPLLTSPFMLLVPLTTAGWRTGLYPVAMFMQTIGVVLYNVGQISFRQSVTPENMLGRMNATMRSVVWGVLPLGGLIGGGLGEIFGARTTLWISATLALLAVVPLLLSPLRTMRDLPTADEVGV, from the coding sequence ATGACACCCCCTAGCCTATTCCGACAACGGAACTTCGCGCTCCTGTTCGGTGCGGATATGATCAGCCAGGCCGGCACGCAGATCAGCGTGCTGGCCCTTCCGCTGGTCGCGGTAATCACGCTCAAGGCGAGCGAGTTGGACACCGGCCTGCTGTTCGCCGCACAGACCGCGGCATTCCTTCTGGTGGGACTGCCCGCCGGGGTGTGGGTCGACCGGATGCGCAAGCGTCGGATCCTGGTGAGCGCGGACCTGGTCCGCGGTGCGCTGCTGGCCTCGGTGCCGATCGCCTGGTGGCTCGGCGTGCTGACGCTCCCCCAGCTGTACGTCGTGTCACTCGGCATGGGCCTGGCCACGGTCTTCTTCGACATCGCCTACCAGAGCTACCTGCCGAGCCTGATCGCCAAGGACCGGCTGATGGACGGCAACTCCAAACTGGAGATCGTCCGGTCGGCGGCGGGCGTCACCGGCCCGGGCCTGGGCGGCGGCCTGGTCCAGCTGATCACCGCGCCGATCGCGGTGCTCGTGGACGCCGTCAGCTTCCTCGGCTCCGCCCTGTTCCTGTGGCGGATCGACGCCGTCGAGGAGGTGCCGGACCGCGCGGACCGGCGCGGACTGCTCAAGGAGATCGGCGAGGGGCTGCGCTACGTGGCCGGCCACCGCATCCTGCGGATGATCGCCGCCTCCACCGCCATCGCCAACCTCACGAACGGCATGCTGGCCGCCGTTGAGATGATCTTCCTGACCCGGGTGGTGGGCCTCACCCCGGGAGTGATCGGCCTGCTGTTCACCGTGGGATCCGTCGGCGCGCTCCTCGGCGCGACCGTCGTGGGCAGGGTGAGCCGGTGGGTCGGCTCGGCCCGGATCATCTGGCTGTCACCCCTCCTGACCAGCCCGTTCATGCTACTGGTGCCCCTCACCACCGCCGGCTGGAGAACGGGGCTGTACCCGGTGGCCATGTTCATGCAGACCATCGGCGTGGTGCTCTACAACGTCGGGCAGATCAGCTTCCGCCAGAGCGTCACCCCCGAGAACATGCTGGGCCGCATGAACGCGACCATGCGCTCCGTGGTCTGGGGCGTCCTCCCCCTCGGAGGCCTGATCGGAGGAGGGCTGGGCGAGATCTTCGGAGCCCGCACCACGCTGTGGATCAGCGCCACGCTGGCGCTGCTGGCCGTGGTGCCGCTCCTGCTCTCCCCGCTGCGCACGATGCGCGACCTGCCCACCGCGGACGAGGTCGGCGTCTGA
- a CDS encoding substrate-binding domain-containing protein: protein MPGEVSVAGFDDIPVAAGVYPGLTTVRLPLTDMGRQALELVLNPPAARPRRRRTGHELVVRASTGPAPAPSGPTGHARRPVPRMAAGTGFATPARVNFGPEVTSC from the coding sequence GTGCCCGGGGAGGTCTCGGTCGCGGGCTTCGACGACATCCCGGTCGCGGCCGGCGTCTACCCGGGGCTGACCACGGTGCGCCTGCCGCTGACCGACATGGGCAGGCAGGCGCTGGAACTCGTGCTCAACCCGCCGGCCGCCCGGCCCCGGCGCCGCCGTACCGGCCACGAGCTGGTGGTCCGCGCCTCCACCGGCCCCGCTCCGGCGCCGTCCGGCCCGACCGGACACGCCCGCCGACCCGTCCCTCGCATGGCCGCAGGGACCGGCTTTGCGACCCCTGCGAGAGTTAATTTCGGTCCCGAAGTAACAAGTTGTTGA
- the cutA gene encoding aerobic carbon-monoxide dehydrogenase large subunit: MHGEAAGGGGMTTKLFGEPVRRREDPRLLTGQGRYLDDLGTHALEAAFVRSPHAHARIRDVDVSAALDVDGLVAIYTWEDLPALLAQPLPLLIPHPALTHGRTAYPLARDLVRHVGEPVVMVVARDRYLAEDACALIRVDYEVLKPVVGVEEAARSARLVHDDVPGNVGAHLVQEVPSAAGLGAREAIEAAPHTLSFRLDIERSASMPLEGRGVYARWDADDQSLRVYTSTQTSTSVRMAVAARLGLPLPKVEVIAPDVGGGFGVKIVHPWPEELLVPWAAIALGREVKWTEDRREHFVSSAHERAQVHSVRVGFDDDGRVLGLDVTILHDHGAYTPYGIIVPIITSTQLPGPYRIGAYRVEFSSIYTNTVQVTPYRGAGRPQAVFCMERTMDHIAAHLGADRTAVRAVNFIQPDEFPYDQGLIFQDGRPLIYDSGDYPESLRMLKELIGWDSFPELKARAAAEGRRIGIGIGCYVEGTGVGPYEGGHVQITSDGRVHVSTGLTSQGQGHETVFAQIAATELGVPLERVSVVTGDTRRFGYAVGTFASRAAVMSGNAIALACRKVREKALRIAADALEADPGDLEIADGEVRVVGSPGAAIPLATVAVLSNPLRYAFDAEAARATQFAGASSFDRPPVAEGEEPGLEGRDYYSPLRSTFASGMHAAIVETDPLTAEIRILRYAVVHDCGNLINPMIVEGQIHGGVAQGVGGALYERMVYDEHGQLLNASFMDFLMPYATEVPFIETAHLQTPSPLNPLGIKGAGEAGVIPVSAVIASAVEDAEGIEIDRMPISPSELFDLRRSAG; the protein is encoded by the coding sequence ATGCACGGCGAGGCAGCGGGCGGGGGCGGCATGACGACGAAGCTGTTCGGCGAGCCGGTGCGCCGCCGGGAGGACCCCCGGCTGCTCACCGGCCAGGGGCGTTACCTGGACGATCTCGGCACGCACGCGCTGGAGGCGGCGTTCGTCCGGTCCCCGCACGCGCACGCCCGGATCCGCGACGTCGACGTGTCGGCCGCGCTCGACGTGGACGGGCTGGTGGCGATCTACACCTGGGAGGATCTGCCCGCCCTGCTCGCCCAGCCGCTGCCGCTGCTCATCCCGCACCCGGCGCTGACCCACGGCCGCACCGCTTACCCGCTCGCCCGCGACCTGGTCAGGCATGTCGGTGAGCCCGTCGTGATGGTCGTCGCCCGCGACCGCTACCTTGCCGAGGACGCCTGCGCGCTCATCCGGGTGGACTACGAGGTCCTCAAACCGGTGGTCGGGGTGGAGGAGGCGGCGCGGTCCGCCCGGCTCGTCCACGACGACGTGCCGGGCAACGTCGGCGCGCACCTGGTCCAGGAGGTGCCCTCGGCGGCCGGGCTCGGCGCGCGGGAGGCGATCGAGGCGGCGCCGCACACCCTGTCCTTCCGGCTCGACATCGAGCGCAGCGCGTCGATGCCGCTCGAAGGGCGGGGCGTGTACGCCCGATGGGACGCCGACGACCAGTCCCTGCGCGTGTACACCAGCACCCAGACCTCCACCAGCGTCCGCATGGCCGTCGCGGCCAGGCTCGGCCTGCCGCTGCCCAAGGTCGAGGTGATCGCGCCCGACGTGGGCGGCGGTTTCGGAGTCAAGATCGTGCACCCGTGGCCGGAGGAGCTGCTGGTCCCCTGGGCGGCCATCGCGCTGGGCCGCGAGGTCAAGTGGACCGAGGACCGCCGTGAGCACTTCGTCTCCTCGGCGCACGAACGGGCCCAGGTCCACTCCGTCCGGGTCGGCTTCGACGACGACGGCCGGGTGCTCGGCCTGGACGTGACCATCCTGCACGACCACGGCGCCTACACCCCGTACGGGATCATCGTGCCGATCATCACCTCCACCCAGCTCCCGGGCCCCTACCGGATCGGCGCCTACCGGGTCGAGTTCTCCTCGATCTACACCAATACCGTGCAGGTCACTCCATACCGGGGAGCCGGCCGCCCGCAGGCCGTCTTCTGCATGGAACGGACGATGGACCACATCGCCGCCCACCTGGGAGCCGACCGTACGGCGGTGCGCGCGGTCAACTTCATCCAGCCCGACGAGTTCCCCTACGACCAGGGCCTGATCTTCCAGGACGGCCGCCCGCTGATCTACGACAGCGGCGACTACCCCGAATCGCTGCGGATGCTCAAGGAACTCATCGGCTGGGACTCCTTCCCCGAGCTGAAGGCCAGGGCGGCGGCCGAGGGACGGAGGATCGGCATCGGCATCGGCTGTTACGTCGAGGGCACCGGTGTCGGGCCGTACGAGGGCGGCCACGTCCAGATCACCTCCGACGGCCGGGTGCACGTCTCCACCGGGCTCACCTCCCAGGGGCAGGGCCACGAGACCGTGTTCGCGCAGATCGCCGCCACCGAGCTCGGCGTGCCGCTGGAGCGGGTCTCGGTGGTGACCGGCGACACCCGCAGGTTCGGCTACGCGGTCGGCACGTTCGCCTCGCGGGCCGCGGTGATGAGCGGGAACGCGATCGCGCTGGCGTGCCGCAAGGTCAGGGAGAAGGCCCTGCGGATCGCCGCCGACGCGCTGGAGGCCGATCCCGGCGACCTGGAGATCGCCGACGGCGAGGTGAGGGTGGTGGGCTCGCCCGGGGCCGCGATCCCGCTGGCGACCGTGGCGGTGCTGTCCAATCCCCTGCGCTACGCCTTCGACGCCGAGGCGGCCCGGGCGACCCAGTTCGCGGGGGCGTCGTCCTTCGACCGGCCGCCGGTCGCGGAAGGGGAGGAACCGGGGCTGGAGGGACGTGACTACTACTCGCCGCTCCGGTCGACCTTCGCCTCCGGCATGCACGCGGCGATCGTCGAGACCGACCCGCTGACGGCCGAGATCCGCATCCTGCGCTACGCCGTCGTCCACGACTGCGGCAACCTGATCAACCCGATGATCGTCGAGGGACAGATCCACGGCGGCGTCGCCCAGGGGGTGGGCGGCGCGCTGTACGAGCGGATGGTCTACGACGAGCACGGCCAGCTGCTGAACGCCTCGTTCATGGACTTCCTGATGCCCTACGCCACCGAGGTGCCTTTCATCGAGACCGCCCACCTGCAGACCCCGTCGCCGCTCAACCCCCTGGGGATCAAGGGGGCCGGTGAGGCCGGGGTCATCCCGGTGTCGGCGGTGATCGCCTCGGCCGTCGAGGACGCCGAGGGGATCGAGATCGACAGGATGCCGATCTCCCCGTCGGAGCTGTTCGACCTGCGCCGTTCCGCCGGCTGA
- a CDS encoding FAD binding domain-containing protein — MKPAPFEYHAPRSLGEALDALAEAGADGKVLAGGQSLIPMLNMRLAAPAHLIDINRLTELATLDVEPGGVRVGALARHAQVERSEPVAAAQPLLRQALRLVAHPVIRNRGTVVGSLVHADPAAELPAVLALLGGSVRLARRGATRDVTAAAFFTGPMESATGPGELAVSALFPLLPARSGTAFREVARRHGDYALAGIAALVSLDDDLRITVARVACVSVGPVPVLVDVTEVCGHRPPASAGWDAAARAVQDRIEPEADIHASAGYRRHLIGVLAEQALRDAARAALDA, encoded by the coding sequence GTGAAACCCGCTCCCTTCGAGTACCACGCTCCCCGCTCTCTCGGCGAGGCGCTCGACGCCCTCGCCGAGGCCGGAGCGGACGGGAAGGTGCTCGCGGGCGGCCAGAGCCTGATCCCGATGCTCAACATGCGACTGGCCGCGCCCGCTCACCTCATCGACATCAACCGCCTCACCGAGCTGGCCACCCTCGACGTGGAGCCCGGCGGCGTCCGGGTCGGCGCGCTGGCCAGGCACGCGCAGGTGGAGCGTTCCGAACCCGTCGCCGCCGCCCAGCCGCTGCTGCGCCAGGCGCTCAGGCTGGTCGCCCACCCGGTGATCCGCAACCGGGGCACGGTGGTCGGCAGCCTGGTGCACGCCGACCCGGCCGCCGAACTGCCCGCCGTGCTCGCCCTCCTCGGCGGCTCGGTGCGGCTGGCCCGGCGCGGCGCCACCCGCGACGTCACCGCCGCCGCCTTCTTCACCGGTCCCATGGAGTCGGCCACCGGACCGGGGGAGCTGGCCGTCTCCGCGCTCTTCCCCCTGCTCCCGGCGCGTTCGGGCACCGCGTTCCGCGAGGTGGCCAGGCGGCACGGCGACTACGCTCTGGCGGGGATCGCGGCGCTGGTCAGCCTGGACGACGACCTGCGGATCACCGTCGCCAGGGTGGCGTGCGTGAGCGTGGGACCGGTCCCGGTGCTCGTCGACGTCACCGAGGTCTGCGGCCATCGCCCGCCCGCCTCGGCCGGCTGGGACGCGGCGGCGCGGGCCGTACAGGACCGGATCGAGCCGGAGGCCGACATCCACGCGAGCGCCGGCTACCGGCGCCATCTCATCGGGGTCCTCGCCGAGCAGGCCCTGCGGGACGCGGCGCGGGCGGCTCTCGATGCCTGA
- a CDS encoding (2Fe-2S)-binding protein: MTDIAITLTVNGVVRQVEVPGRRLLSDCLRHDLGLTGTHVGCEHGVCGCCTVLLDGEPVRSCLTFAVTVDGHDITTVEGLAAPDGAMSPVQRAFAECHGLQCGFCTPGFLCTVTALLRDNPSPTGEEVLEGISGNLCRCTGYQNIVKSVHRAAEIMAEET, encoded by the coding sequence GTGACGGACATCGCGATCACACTGACCGTGAACGGCGTGGTCCGGCAGGTCGAGGTGCCGGGGCGGCGGTTGCTGTCGGACTGCCTCCGGCACGATCTCGGTCTGACCGGTACACACGTCGGATGCGAGCACGGGGTATGCGGGTGCTGCACGGTGCTGCTGGACGGCGAGCCGGTCCGGTCCTGCCTGACGTTCGCGGTCACCGTGGACGGGCACGACATCACCACGGTGGAGGGGCTCGCCGCCCCCGACGGTGCGATGTCGCCGGTGCAGCGGGCCTTCGCCGAATGCCACGGCCTGCAGTGCGGATTCTGCACGCCGGGTTTCCTGTGCACCGTCACCGCCCTGCTGCGCGACAACCCGTCGCCGACCGGCGAGGAGGTGCTGGAGGGCATCTCCGGCAACCTGTGCCGGTGCACGGGGTATCAGAACATCGTGAAGTCCGTCCACCGCGCGGCCGAGATCATGGCGGAGGAGACGTGA
- a CDS encoding LamG-like jellyroll fold domain-containing protein: MRVVRDGPNSNTPDPNDHYNAVGLAGVLTGTSQGHDVRALLEVINVSGELRVVALGRRVDGGRSQTFAANEAWQSVLPPNEWVFLTATFDFDEGTMALYKNGRPLDGAYTLTDDPWEVAGPPEPDLTSATDPRGIKIGGSFPQNTKEQNPCDCRLDDLMFLDRAVTGKEVLQQYRWATKNHP; this comes from the coding sequence GTGCGGGTCGTTCGCGACGGCCCCAACTCCAACACGCCGGACCCGAACGACCACTACAACGCGGTCGGGCTGGCGGGCGTTCTCACCGGCACCTCCCAGGGTCACGACGTCCGCGCCCTGCTCGAAGTGATCAATGTGTCGGGAGAGCTGCGGGTGGTCGCGCTCGGCAGGCGCGTCGACGGCGGCAGGTCCCAGACGTTCGCCGCCAACGAGGCGTGGCAGAGCGTGCTGCCGCCCAACGAATGGGTGTTCCTCACCGCGACCTTCGATTTCGACGAGGGCACCATGGCGCTGTACAAGAACGGCCGGCCGCTCGACGGCGCCTACACGCTCACGGATGATCCGTGGGAGGTCGCCGGGCCGCCGGAGCCGGACCTCACCTCGGCGACGGACCCCCGAGGCATCAAGATCGGCGGCAGTTTCCCCCAGAACACCAAGGAGCAGAACCCGTGTGACTGCCGGCTTGACGACCTGATGTTCCTCGACCGGGCCGTGACCGGGAAAGAGGTCCTCCAGCAGTACCGCTGGGCCACCAAGAATCACCCCTGA
- a CDS encoding cytochrome ubiquinol oxidase subunit I yields the protein MDALDLARWQFGVTTVYHFLFVPLTIGLGVFVAGLQTAWHRTGKEHYLRLTRFFGKIFLINFAMGVVTGIVQEFQFGMNWSEYSVFVGDVFGAPLALEALLAFFLESTFLGLWIFGWDKLPKRVHLATIWAAVIGSNLSAYFILAANAWMKHPVGYEVVDGKARMTDLWAVLTNSAALAQVPHVVGAAFVVAGGFVLAICGYQVLRERRAGQSTPARRGAGIWRTPMRAALVMTAIAGVVVAVSGDTSAKLLYEQQPMKLAAAEGLRHDTAGAPFSPVPGVEVPMLLSFLATNDPDAVVQGTEDLQARYAREFGPADYRPNLPVVFWSFRVMIVFGMATVALSVLGLWLTRRRRRDPDAPRAVPAWFARACLLALPLPTVAMISGWLLSEIGRQPWTVQGELLTAASVSPGVSLTEVAVSLAVFTALYGALALAEAVLIVRHVKTGPEPVSPAPPAPPSRDDEDAAARLQPSLMY from the coding sequence ATGGACGCACTGGACCTGGCGCGGTGGCAGTTCGGGGTCACCACCGTTTACCACTTTCTGTTCGTACCCCTGACGATCGGCCTCGGCGTCTTCGTGGCCGGCCTGCAGACCGCGTGGCACCGTACGGGCAAGGAGCACTACCTCAGGCTCACCAGGTTCTTCGGGAAGATCTTTCTGATCAACTTCGCGATGGGCGTGGTGACCGGGATCGTGCAGGAGTTCCAGTTCGGCATGAACTGGAGCGAGTACTCGGTCTTCGTCGGCGACGTCTTCGGCGCCCCGCTGGCCCTGGAGGCGCTGCTCGCCTTCTTCCTGGAGTCGACGTTCCTGGGACTGTGGATCTTCGGCTGGGACAAGCTGCCCAAGCGCGTGCACCTGGCCACGATCTGGGCGGCGGTCATCGGCTCCAACCTGTCGGCGTACTTCATCCTCGCCGCCAACGCCTGGATGAAGCATCCGGTCGGCTACGAGGTGGTCGACGGCAAGGCACGCATGACGGACCTGTGGGCGGTTCTCACCAACTCCGCCGCGCTCGCGCAGGTTCCCCACGTGGTGGGCGCGGCCTTCGTCGTCGCCGGCGGGTTCGTGCTGGCGATCTGCGGCTACCAGGTCCTGCGGGAGCGGCGCGCCGGCCAGAGCACGCCGGCACGGCGGGGCGCGGGCATCTGGCGGACGCCGATGCGGGCCGCGCTGGTCATGACCGCGATCGCCGGGGTCGTGGTCGCGGTCAGCGGGGACACCTCCGCCAAGCTGCTGTACGAGCAGCAGCCGATGAAGCTGGCCGCCGCCGAGGGCCTGCGGCACGACACGGCGGGCGCGCCGTTCTCCCCCGTGCCGGGGGTGGAGGTGCCCATGCTGCTCAGTTTCCTGGCCACCAACGACCCGGACGCGGTCGTCCAGGGCACCGAGGACCTGCAGGCCCGGTACGCCAGGGAGTTCGGCCCGGCCGACTACCGGCCCAACCTGCCCGTGGTCTTCTGGTCCTTCCGTGTGATGATCGTCTTCGGGATGGCCACGGTGGCCCTGTCGGTCCTCGGCCTCTGGCTGACCCGCAGGCGCCGCCGCGACCCCGACGCGCCGCGCGCGGTCCCCGCGTGGTTCGCCCGCGCCTGCCTGCTGGCTCTGCCGCTGCCGACCGTCGCGATGATCTCGGGCTGGCTGCTCAGCGAGATCGGCCGCCAGCCCTGGACCGTCCAGGGCGAGCTGCTCACGGCCGCGAGCGTGTCGCCCGGCGTCAGCCTCACCGAGGTGGCCGTCTCGCTGGCGGTCTTCACCGCCCTGTACGGCGCGCTCGCGCTGGCGGAGGCCGTACTGATCGTCCGTCACGTCAAGACGGGCCCCGAGCCCGTCTCCCCCGCCCCGCCCGCGCCCCCCTCACGTGACGACGAGGACGCGGCCGCCCGGCTCCAGCCGTCCCTGATGTACTGA